Proteins encoded by one window of Amaranthus tricolor cultivar Red isolate AtriRed21 chromosome 4, ASM2621246v1, whole genome shotgun sequence:
- the LOC130810162 gene encoding RNA-binding protein 2-like, translating to MAEWGQQAPVYPPPGVLKRPRTEYDMPPQMAPGHDMREYIVRDDERGAPGVAKDSKTLGSAYDQFLQRTEVPSYTAGEATALAGASLGRGIPMGDPSMLGHPGHIVLGAASNGRDVGYRGQMLVDTMPRPVREAVPLPSDATNTLYVEGLPPNSTKREVSHIFRPFVGYKEVRLVTKESKRRGGYPLILCFVDFVDAACAATALSALQGYKMDEDDRDSTYLRIQFSRHPGPRSGGGGSRGRH from the exons ATGGCGGAATGGGGTCAACAGGCACCTGTGTATCCCCCTCCTGGCGTGCTTAAGCGTCCTCGCACTGAATATG ATATGCCTCCACAAATGGCTCCTGGGCATGATATGCGTGAGTATATAGTACGTGATGATGAGCGAGGAGCACCAGGGGTTGCGAAGGACTCAAAGACATTAGGATCTGCTTATGATCAGTTTCTTCAAAGAACG GAAGTTCCATCATACACTGCTGGGGAAGCTACTGCGCTTGCTGGGGCTTCTTTGGGAAGGGGCATTCCTATGGGAGACCCGTCTATGTTAGGCCACCCTGGACATATAGTTCTAGGCGCAGCATCAAATGGCCGAGATGTTGGATATAGGGGCCAGATGCTAGTTGACACCATGCCCAGACCAGTACGTGAAGCTGTACCTCTTCCTTCTGACGCTACGAACACTCTATATGTTGAGGGGCTTCCTCCAAATAGCACTAAAAGAGAAGTATCTC ATATTTTTCGTCCTTTTGTGGGGTATAAAGAAGTACGACTTGTGACAAAGGAATCGAAACGT CGTGGAGGATATCCTCTCATCCTATGTTTCGTTGATTTTGTTGATGCTGCCTGTGCTGCTACTGCTTTGAGTGCCTTGCAAG GATATAAGATGGACGAAGATGACCGAGATTCTACTTATCTACGGATTCAATTCTCTCGACACCCTGGTCCTCGATCTGGTGGTGGTGGATCACGGGGGAGGCATTAG
- the LOC130810161 gene encoding extensin-1-like translates to MGKFGGMAPLLATLVVAFVSLTMPSQTLADYYKYTSPPPPVHHEKPKEHYPPPHHEKPKEYYPPPHHEKPKEYYPPPHHENPKKHYSPPHHHHDKPKEHYSPPMYKSPPKYYPPPTPDYKSPPEYKSPPKYYPPPTPVYKSPPEYKSPPKYYPPPTPVYKSPPEYKSPPKYYPPPTPVYKSPPEYKSPPKYYPPPTPDYKSPPEYKSPPKYYPPPTPVYKSPPVYKSPPKYYPPPTPVYKPAPKYKSPPKYYPPPTPIYKSPPEHKYPPPTPVYNSPPIYKSPPVHKYPPPAPVYKSPPHHQYTPPKHKYSPPTPEYKSPPDYKYPPPTPVYKSPPEHKYPPPTPVYKSPPHYYYPPHPIYKSPPVHKYPPPTPTYKSPPPYYSPPVYKYPPPSHPKPDYKPPSSPNVYPSPPPPYHY, encoded by the coding sequence ATGGGAAAATTTGGAGGAATGGCCCCTCTTTTGGCCACACTAGTAGTTGCTTTTGTCTCCCTTACTATGCCTTCACAAACATTAGCTGATTACTATAAGTATACCTCGCCGCCACCACCGGTCCACCATGAGAAGCCCAAGGAACATTACCCTCCCCCACACCATGAGAAACCCAAGGAATACTACCCTCCTCCACATCATGAGAAACCCAAGGAATATTACCCTCCCCCACATCATGAGAACCCAAAGAAACATTATTCACCACCACACCATCATCATGACAAGCCTAAGGAGCACTATTCACCACCAATGTACAAGTCTCCACCTAAGTATTATCCACCTCCGACCCCAGATTATAAATCACCACCGGAGTATAAGTCTCCTCCTAAGTATTATCCACCTCCGACCCCAGTGTATAAATCACCACCTGAGTATAAGTCTCCTCCTAAGTATTATCCACCTCCGACCCCAGTGTATAAATCACCACCTGAGTATAAGTCTCCTCCTAAGTATTATCCACCTCCGACCCCAGTTTATAAATCACCACCGGAGTATAAGTCTCCTCCTAAGTATTATCCACCTCCGACCCCAGATTATAAATCACCACCGGAGTATAAGTCTCCTCCTAAGTATTATCCACCTCCGACCCCAGTGTATAAATCACCACCAGTGTACAAGTCTCCTCCTAAATATTATCCACCTCCAACCCCTGTTTATAAACCAGCACCAAAGTATAAGTCTCCTCCTAAATATTATCCGCCACCAACTCCAATTTATAAGTCTCCACCTGAACATAAATATCCCCCTCCAACGCCAGTATATAATTCACCACCAATATACAAATCCCCACCTGTTCACAAGTACCCACCACCAGCTCCGGTTTATAAGTCCCCTCCTCATCACCAATATACACCACCAAAACACAAATATTCACCTCCGACTCCAGAATATAAGTCTCCACCAGATTACAAATATCCACCTCCAACTCCAGTGTATAAATCACCACCGGAACACAAATATCCACCTCCGACTCCAGTGTACAAGTCTCCTCCACACTATTACTACCCACCTCATCCCATTTATAAGTCACCACCAGTTCACAAATATCCACCACCAACTCCGACTTACAAGTCTCCTCCTCCCTATTATTCACCACCAGTCTACAAATACCCACCACCTTCTCACCCAAAACCCGACTATAAGCCTCCTTCTTCTCCCAATGTCTACCCTTCTCCACCACCTCCTTACCACTATTAG
- the LOC130810160 gene encoding proline-rich extensin-like protein EPR1 produces MGKSQGMAFLVATLLVAFVSLDMASLAVADYIYASPPPPIHHEKPPKEHYSHPPTTSPVYKSPPVHKYPPPTPVYKSPPVYEHPPSTPVYKSPPVHEYPPPTPVYKSPPVHKYPPPTPVYKSPPVHEYPPPTPIYKSPPVHKYPPPTPVYKSPPVHDYPPPTPVYKSPPVHEYPPPTPVYKSPPVHEYPPPTPVYKSPPVHKYPPPTPVYKSPPVHKYPPPTPVYKSPPVHDYPPPTPIYKSPPVHKYPPPTPVYKSPPIHDYPPPTPVYKSPPVHKYPPPTPVYKSPPVHEYPPPTPVYKSPPVHEYPPSIPVYKSPPVHEYPPSTPVYKSPPVHKYPPPTPVYKSPPIHEYPTPSPVYKSPPIHHHPKPVSHPTPSPYVYASPPPPYY; encoded by the coding sequence ATGGGAAAATCTCAAGGAATGGCTTTTCTTGTGGCCACTCTATTAGTGGCTTTTGTCTCATTGGATATGGCTTCGCTTGCCGTAGCCGACTACATCTACGCCTCTCCTCCACCTCCTATTCACCATGAGAAGCCACCTAAGGAGCATTACTCACATCCACCTACTACATCTCCTGTTTACAAGTCTCCTCCTGTTCACAAATACCCACCACCCACTCCAGTGTATAAGTCTCCTCCAGTTTATGAGCATCCACCATCTACCCCAGTTTACAAATCGCCACCAGTTCATGAGTACCCACCACCCACCCCAGTTTACAAGTCTCCACCGGTTCATAAGTACCCACCACCCACACCGGTTTACAAGTCTCCTCCAGTTCATGAATACCCACCACCCACCCCAATTTACAAGTCTCCACCAGTTCATAAGTATCCACCACCCACCCCAGTTTACAAGTCTCCACCAGTTCATGACTACCCACCACCCACTCCAGTTTACAAATCTCCACCGGTTCATGAATACCCACCACCCACTCCAGTTTACAAGTCTCCACCAGTTCATGAGTACCCACCACCCACCCCTGTTTACAAGTCTCCACCGGTTCATAAGTACCCACCACCCACACCGGTTTACAAGTCTCCTCCAGTTCATAAATACCCACCACCCACCCCAGTTTACAAGTCTCCACCAGTTCATGACTACCCACCACCCACCCCAATTTACAAGTCTCCACCAGTTCATAAGTATCCACCACCCACCCCAGTTTACAAGTCTCCACCAATTCATGACTACCCACCACCCACCCCAGTTTACAAGTCTCCACCAGTTCATAAGTATCCACCACCCACTCCAGTTTATAAATCTCCACCGGTTCATGAGTACCCACCACCCACCCCAGTTTACAAGTCTCCACCAGTTCATGAGTATCCACCATCCATTCCAGTTTACAAGTCTCCACCAGTTCATGAGTATCCACCATCCACCCCAGTTTACAAGTCTCCTCCAGTCCATAAATATCCTCCACCAACCCCAGTTTACAAATCACCACCTATTCATGAATACCCAACTCCAAGTCCAGTCTACAAATCTCCACCGATTCATCATCACCCAAAACCTGTGTCTCATCCTACTCCTTCCCCCTATGTATACGCTTCTCCTCCTCCCCCTTACTACTAA